One region of Mucilaginibacter gotjawali genomic DNA includes:
- a CDS encoding DUF3857 domain-containing protein: protein MKNKKKLFIFFTAVAGLTACSTVLKAQNFETIRKQFPDEKAVMLNRTLEYNIDLKNGRPNVESHEQQQIEYLLGTATAFMGKYGFSHSDFQQLVSYDAYTLTPDNKKLKVSEFKTGTDKESFVFYDDVKETTFNFPAIEPGAIGNLQVSWNNTDPHLLSPFYFTDYMPVVNSELKITVSKDISLKYHLIGQDTSNVSVSVESKHHNNIYTFLYKNCPADKRYPDAPGFAWYSPHIVFYIANYKDDKGNLVPYLSNADDLYRLNYSYIKSVNQSISPELKHIVDSLTTGLTRPDDKARKIYRWVQQNIKYVAFEDGMGGFVPREASLVCSRRFGDCKDMASILTEMNNAAGVTAYFTWIGTRDLPYKFSQVPLPIVSNHMICTINLDGKYIFLDGTDPTCVFGLTPAGIQDKEAMIAINDKEYKILQVPVMDKSKNLVTDTTWLELTPTGIKGKIKKSLSGYPAMDMYGKLLYWNSRNIKEDMKNEFSRGSNKFQLDTFSVERKPVWDEISLTGEFTLPDYAKKVGKEYYLNLNLFKFFEHEEIDYPKRKVPVESSFKSVRKYVTMLKVPEGYAVSYLPQGKSFHNNVWGFDLKYEQKGNWVILKQEFDNDDLTLNSDEFEAWNKVLQNLFPLYKETLSLTKN from the coding sequence ATGAAAAATAAAAAAAAACTATTCATATTTTTTACCGCAGTTGCCGGACTTACAGCATGTTCAACTGTTTTAAAGGCCCAGAATTTTGAAACGATACGAAAGCAATTCCCCGACGAAAAAGCGGTGATGTTAAACAGGACGCTGGAATATAATATCGACCTGAAAAACGGGCGGCCCAATGTTGAAAGCCACGAACAGCAGCAAATAGAATATTTGCTTGGCACGGCCACCGCCTTTATGGGTAAATATGGTTTCTCGCACAGTGATTTTCAGCAACTGGTATCGTACGACGCCTATACCCTAACGCCAGATAATAAAAAGCTGAAAGTAAGTGAGTTTAAAACCGGAACCGATAAAGAAAGCTTTGTTTTTTACGACGATGTTAAAGAAACAACCTTCAACTTTCCGGCGATAGAACCCGGCGCGATCGGCAATCTGCAGGTTTCCTGGAATAATACTGACCCGCACCTGCTCTCCCCTTTTTATTTTACCGATTATATGCCGGTAGTAAACAGCGAGCTGAAAATAACAGTTTCAAAAGACATTTCCTTAAAATACCATCTTATAGGGCAGGATACCAGCAACGTATCGGTTAGTGTTGAAAGTAAGCACCATAACAATATTTATACTTTCCTCTATAAAAACTGCCCTGCGGATAAAAGGTATCCTGACGCGCCGGGCTTTGCCTGGTATTCGCCGCATATTGTGTTTTATATAGCCAATTATAAGGATGACAAGGGCAACCTTGTGCCCTATTTATCCAATGCTGATGACCTGTACAGGCTCAATTACAGTTATATCAAATCGGTAAATCAAAGTATCAGCCCTGAGCTGAAACATATTGTTGATTCATTAACAACCGGTTTAACGCGGCCGGATGATAAGGCAAGGAAAATTTACCGCTGGGTACAGCAAAATATAAAGTACGTGGCTTTTGAAGACGGCATGGGCGGCTTTGTTCCGCGTGAGGCAAGCCTCGTATGCAGCAGGCGTTTTGGCGATTGCAAGGATATGGCTAGTATTTTAACCGAAATGAACAATGCCGCAGGCGTAACAGCTTATTTTACATGGATAGGCACCCGCGACCTGCCTTATAAATTCAGCCAGGTACCTTTGCCAATTGTGAGTAACCACATGATCTGTACTATTAATTTGGATGGAAAATACATCTTCCTGGATGGAACCGACCCCACCTGCGTATTTGGCTTAACACCGGCAGGTATACAGGATAAAGAGGCCATGATCGCTATAAACGATAAAGAGTACAAGATTCTGCAGGTACCCGTGATGGATAAAAGTAAGAATTTAGTTACCGATACTACCTGGCTGGAGCTAACCCCAACCGGTATTAAAGGTAAAATAAAGAAGTCATTAAGCGGTTACCCCGCGATGGATATGTATGGAAAACTGCTGTACTGGAACAGCAGAAACATAAAGGAGGATATGAAAAACGAGTTTAGCCGGGGCTCAAATAAGTTTCAGTTAGATACTTTTAGTGTAGAGAGGAAGCCCGTTTGGGACGAAATTTCATTAACGGGCGAATTTACCCTCCCCGATTATGCAAAAAAAGTAGGGAAAGAGTATTATTTGAACCTTAACCTTTTCAAATTTTTTGAGCACGAAGAAATAGATTACCCTAAAAGAAAAGTGCCGGTTGAAAGTAGTTTTAAGTCGGTACGAAAGTACGTTACCATGCTGAAAGTGCCTGAGGGCTACGCGGTGAGTTACCTGCCCCAGGGAAAATCGTTCCATAATAATGTTTGGGGTTTTGACCTTAAGTACGAGCAAAAAGGAAATTGGGTGATCCTGAAGCAGGAATTTGATAACGACGACCTTACACTTAACAGCGATGAATTTGAAGCCTGGAACAAAGTTCTGCAAAACCTTTTCCCTTTATATAAAGAAACACTAAGCCTTACAAAAAATTGA